A stretch of Anaeromyxobacter dehalogenans 2CP-1 DNA encodes these proteins:
- a CDS encoding glycosyltransferase, which translates to MPEPRRILIFQNRFRIGGQERQTVLNVRSMDRARFEPVVAVLHLDGDHLQDLEVAGVRPVVFDVGGRMIRPNTAWQLARIVRFVHTERIAVIHAQDVYTNVLGVLAARLARVPVILTRVDLGHHLEGYRRPLLQAASRVADRVLVNALCIRDLAVREGVEADRVAVVRNGVDLEALDLEARRAPDHPVPEPGAVVCIANMHHPVKGQSDLLVAMREVLRTRPDARLVLVGEGVRRPLLERLARRLGISDRCYFLGHRLDAPALLAQAVAGVSASYAEGISNAILESMAMRLPVVATRVGGTPEVVREGQNGFLVPPGAPAALARRILDLLRDPALRRRMGERGRRIVEEEFGLAQMRLSYDALYQELTEDPSPRIVAGLG; encoded by the coding sequence GTGCCCGAGCCGCGGCGGATCCTGATCTTCCAGAACCGCTTCCGCATCGGCGGGCAGGAGCGGCAGACGGTCCTGAACGTCCGGTCGATGGACCGCGCCCGCTTCGAGCCGGTGGTTGCGGTGCTGCACCTCGACGGCGACCACCTGCAGGACCTGGAGGTCGCGGGCGTGCGGCCGGTGGTGTTCGACGTGGGCGGGCGCATGATCCGCCCCAACACCGCCTGGCAGCTCGCGCGCATCGTCCGCTTCGTCCACACCGAGCGGATCGCGGTCATCCACGCCCAGGACGTGTACACGAACGTGCTGGGGGTGCTGGCGGCCCGGCTGGCGCGGGTCCCGGTCATCCTCACGCGGGTGGACCTGGGCCATCACCTGGAGGGCTACCGGCGACCGCTGCTGCAGGCGGCTTCCCGGGTGGCCGACCGCGTGCTGGTGAACGCGCTCTGCATCCGCGATCTCGCCGTGCGGGAGGGGGTGGAGGCGGACCGGGTGGCGGTGGTGCGCAACGGGGTGGACCTGGAGGCGCTGGACCTCGAGGCGCGCCGCGCGCCGGACCACCCGGTGCCGGAGCCCGGGGCGGTGGTGTGCATCGCGAACATGCACCATCCGGTGAAGGGGCAGTCCGACCTGCTGGTCGCGATGCGCGAGGTGCTGCGCACCCGGCCGGACGCGCGTCTGGTGCTGGTGGGCGAGGGCGTGCGGCGCCCGCTGCTGGAGCGCCTGGCGCGGCGCCTCGGCATCTCCGACCGGTGTTACTTCCTGGGCCACCGGCTGGACGCGCCGGCGCTGCTGGCGCAGGCGGTGGCGGGCGTGTCCGCGAGCTACGCGGAGGGGATCTCCAACGCGATCCTGGAGAGCATGGCGATGCGGCTCCCGGTGGTGGCGACGCGCGTCGGCGGGACGCCGGAGGTGGTGCGCGAGGGACAGAACGGCTTCCTCGTGCCGCCCGGCGCGCCGGCGGCGCTGGCGCGCCGGATCCTCGACCTGCTGCGCGACCCGGCGCTGCGGCGCCGCATGGGCGAGCGGGGCCGGCGGATCGTGGAGGAGGAGTTCGGGCTGGCGCAGATGCGCCTCTCCTACGACGCGCTGTACCAGGAGCTGACCGAGGATCCCTCGCCGCGGATCGTGGCCGGGCTGGGGTGA
- a CDS encoding O-antigen ligase family protein: MRARAEAASLDVALLAREAGLERASRRWSRTAHAAALGFVAMLYASPMYWWPELERLRLGFVTMALCAAAVVAHRLSSGERIRLGGGGSLLLLAYLAFIPLSLTWTLSRPDTLHAVVDGAKMAVVFVAIQNALDAPSRLGRFLRVAALASLGPALGGVWVWANDDHLVEGFRTHWRGLYGDPNRLAMSLVAVLPFALLGAMRARRPAARVGFAGVVAAQVAAIVLTHSRSGAVAAALAALLFLLRGRGARLRGPLAAGALLAGVVALAPQSFWERSRTIADYRDDASVAGREHAWKVLGNIVDERPLSGVGAGAFLASWARYAPLEAGGRRYVAHNLLLEIVGDLGIIAFGLFAAFVAWLLWQTWRAGDDPLVGPEARAVFAGLAGYLVCEMANGYSLSWFLYFLFACAVAAVRLARVRAAAGERAAPAPAPGW, translated from the coding sequence ATGCGGGCACGGGCGGAAGCGGCGTCGCTGGACGTGGCGCTCCTGGCGCGGGAGGCGGGGCTGGAGCGCGCGTCGCGGCGGTGGAGCCGGACCGCGCACGCGGCGGCGCTCGGGTTCGTGGCGATGCTGTACGCGAGCCCGATGTACTGGTGGCCGGAGCTGGAGCGGCTGCGCCTGGGCTTCGTCACGATGGCCCTGTGCGCGGCGGCGGTGGTCGCGCACCGGCTCTCCTCGGGCGAGCGCATCCGGCTGGGCGGCGGCGGGAGCCTGCTGCTGCTCGCCTACCTCGCCTTCATCCCGCTCTCGCTCACCTGGACGCTGTCGCGCCCGGACACGCTCCATGCCGTGGTGGACGGCGCCAAGATGGCGGTGGTCTTCGTCGCGATCCAGAACGCGCTCGACGCGCCCTCGCGCCTCGGGCGGTTCCTGCGGGTGGCGGCGCTCGCCTCGCTCGGCCCGGCCCTCGGCGGCGTCTGGGTCTGGGCCAACGACGACCACCTGGTGGAGGGCTTCCGCACGCACTGGCGCGGCCTGTACGGCGATCCGAACCGCCTGGCGATGAGCCTGGTGGCGGTGCTGCCGTTCGCGCTGCTCGGGGCGATGCGCGCGCGCCGGCCGGCCGCGCGGGTGGGGTTCGCCGGCGTGGTGGCGGCGCAGGTCGCGGCCATCGTGCTCACCCACTCGCGCTCGGGCGCGGTGGCGGCGGCGCTGGCGGCGCTCCTGTTCCTCCTGCGCGGGCGCGGCGCCAGGCTGCGCGGGCCGCTGGCGGCCGGGGCGCTGCTCGCGGGCGTGGTGGCGCTCGCGCCGCAGTCGTTCTGGGAGCGGTCGCGCACCATCGCCGACTACCGCGACGACGCCTCGGTGGCCGGCCGCGAGCACGCCTGGAAGGTGCTCGGGAACATCGTGGACGAGCGGCCGCTCTCCGGCGTCGGGGCGGGCGCGTTCCTGGCCAGCTGGGCGCGGTACGCGCCGCTGGAGGCGGGGGGCCGCCGCTACGTGGCCCACAACCTCCTGCTCGAGATCGTGGGCGACCTCGGGATCATCGCGTTCGGCCTGTTCGCGGCGTTCGTGGCGTGGCTGCTCTGGCAGACGTGGCGCGCCGGCGACGATCCGCTGGTCGGGCCGGAGGCGCGCGCCGTGTTCGCCGGGCTCGCCGGGTACCTCGTGTGCGAGATGGCGAACGGCTACTCGCTCTCGTGGTTCCTCTACTTCCTGTTCGCCTGCGCGGTCGCCGCCGTCCGCCTGGCCCGGGTGCGGGCCGCGGCCGGGGAGCGGGCGGCCCCCGCCCCGGCGCCGGGCTGGTGA
- a CDS encoding glycosyltransferase — protein sequence MAALQGRDIVCFSNDWDGDPLSKTHIMRILARDNRVLWVNSLGNRAPRASAADAARIWKKLRDAARGLTEPERNLHVLAPLYVPAYGLGAVRRLNRALLRLQVRTAMQRLGFGRPISWSFLPSAAAVAGTLGEALVVYHVVDEFSAFSDASAHVAELEARLLRRADLVIASSERLLAAKRLVNPRAVLVRHGVDHAHFARALDPSLEVPAPLAALPRPVIGFFGLVADWIDLPLVRQVADAYPQASVVLLGKVITSTAALDGARNVHLLGRRPYQELPAWCRGFDVAITPFRRNELALAANPLKAREYVAAGLPNVCTDLPELRQVPGCTVTRTPEEFLAAVGRALRAGGPDPARSALVRAEGWEAKVDELRAHVEAAERGAVPARIQAVPG from the coding sequence GTGGCCGCGCTCCAGGGCAGGGACATCGTCTGCTTCTCGAACGACTGGGACGGCGATCCGCTCTCCAAGACGCACATCATGCGGATCCTGGCCCGGGACAACCGGGTGCTGTGGGTCAACTCGCTCGGCAACCGCGCCCCGCGCGCCAGCGCCGCCGACGCCGCGCGCATCTGGAAGAAGCTGCGCGACGCGGCCCGCGGGCTCACCGAGCCGGAGCGCAACCTGCACGTGCTCGCGCCGCTGTACGTCCCGGCCTACGGCCTCGGCGCGGTGCGCCGCCTGAACCGCGCGCTGCTGCGCCTCCAGGTCAGGACGGCCATGCAGCGGCTGGGCTTCGGCCGGCCCATCTCCTGGAGCTTCCTGCCCAGCGCCGCCGCGGTGGCCGGCACGCTCGGCGAGGCGCTGGTGGTCTACCACGTGGTGGACGAGTTCTCGGCGTTCAGCGACGCGAGCGCCCACGTGGCCGAGCTCGAGGCGCGCCTGCTCCGGCGCGCCGACCTGGTGATCGCGTCGTCGGAGCGGCTGCTGGCGGCGAAGCGGCTCGTGAACCCGCGGGCCGTGCTGGTGCGCCACGGCGTGGACCACGCGCACTTCGCTCGCGCGCTCGACCCGTCGCTCGAGGTGCCCGCGCCGCTCGCTGCGCTGCCGCGGCCGGTGATCGGGTTCTTCGGGCTGGTGGCGGACTGGATCGACCTGCCGCTGGTGCGCCAGGTGGCGGACGCGTACCCGCAGGCGTCGGTGGTGCTGCTCGGCAAGGTGATCACCTCCACCGCCGCGCTGGACGGCGCCCGCAACGTCCACCTCCTCGGGCGCCGGCCCTACCAGGAGCTGCCGGCCTGGTGCCGCGGCTTCGACGTCGCCATCACCCCGTTCCGGCGCAACGAGCTGGCGCTCGCGGCGAACCCGCTCAAGGCGCGGGAGTACGTGGCGGCGGGGCTGCCCAACGTCTGCACCGACCTGCCGGAGCTGCGCCAGGTGCCCGGCTGCACCGTGACCCGCACGCCGGAGGAGTTCCTGGCCGCGGTGGGCCGCGCGCTGCGCGCGGGCGGGCCGGACCCGGCGCGCTCGGCGCTGGTCCGTGCCGAGGGCTGGGAGGCGAAGGTGGACGAGCTGAGGGCGCACGTCGAGGCGGCCGAGCGCGGCGCGGTGCCCGCGCGCATCCAGGCCGTGCCGGGCTAG
- a CDS encoding polysaccharide deacetylase family protein → MPERADGSPRWIVRRALKVAVAGALRAAGAHRAVGTLRRRQAGGARVLVVSYHRVTHDYRASAREGLASLLVSAGTLRRQLEQLGRTRDLVSLADARRILAEPPGTARARDVVTVTFDDGYADVHGVALPILRALGAPATAFVVTGLVGTARRLPHDRIYAALAELTARGIPPERAGLPRGAQALLDACARAGPAATLDRLIARLPQPRLLEVADALAARVGLSDPDLPAGTRLLDWDEVRALQAGGVEVGGHTVTHAVLPHLPAGRARREIAGCRDALAERLGRPPRAFAYPNGYHTPAVRRLVADLGFQVAVTTEDAENVRGGDPLALRRKMVWENTTLGPAGYSPALATCNLEGVFTALGLVRPVPGEWRALAAAEEERARPPGRSPGPRRSRAAAG, encoded by the coding sequence ATGCCCGAGCGAGCCGACGGGAGCCCGCGCTGGATCGTCCGCCGCGCCCTGAAGGTCGCGGTGGCGGGCGCGCTGCGCGCGGCCGGCGCGCACCGCGCGGTGGGGACGCTGCGCCGCCGGCAGGCGGGGGGCGCGCGGGTGCTGGTGGTCTCGTACCACCGGGTCACGCACGACTACCGGGCCAGCGCGCGCGAGGGGCTCGCCTCGCTGCTCGTCTCCGCCGGCACGCTCCGCCGGCAGCTCGAGCAGCTCGGGCGGACCCGCGACCTCGTCAGCCTGGCCGACGCGCGACGGATCCTGGCCGAGCCGCCCGGGACGGCGCGCGCCCGCGACGTCGTCACCGTCACGTTCGACGACGGCTACGCCGACGTCCACGGGGTGGCGCTGCCCATCCTGCGGGCGCTCGGCGCGCCGGCGACCGCGTTCGTCGTCACCGGCCTGGTGGGCACGGCGCGGCGGCTCCCGCACGACCGGATCTACGCGGCGCTCGCCGAGCTGACGGCGCGCGGGATCCCACCGGAGCGGGCCGGGCTGCCGCGCGGCGCGCAGGCGCTGCTGGACGCGTGCGCGCGCGCCGGGCCGGCCGCCACGCTGGACCGGCTCATCGCCCGCCTGCCGCAGCCGCGCCTGCTCGAGGTGGCGGACGCGCTCGCCGCGCGCGTCGGCCTCTCCGATCCCGACCTGCCGGCGGGGACGCGGCTGCTCGACTGGGACGAGGTCCGGGCGCTCCAGGCGGGCGGGGTGGAGGTGGGCGGCCACACGGTGACCCACGCGGTGCTGCCGCACCTGCCGGCCGGCCGCGCGCGCCGCGAGATCGCCGGGTGCCGCGATGCGCTGGCGGAGCGGCTGGGGCGGCCGCCGCGCGCGTTCGCGTACCCGAACGGCTACCACACGCCGGCGGTGCGGCGGCTGGTGGCCGACCTCGGGTTCCAGGTGGCGGTCACCACGGAGGACGCGGAGAACGTGCGCGGCGGCGACCCGCTCGCGCTCCGCCGCAAGATGGTCTGGGAGAACACCACGCTCGGCCCGGCCGGCTACAGCCCCGCGCTGGCCACCTGCAACCTCGAGGGCGTGTTCACCGCGCTCGGGCTGGTGCGCCCCGTGCCGGGCGAATGGCGCGCGCTCGCCGCCGCCGAGGAGGAGCGCGCCCGGCCGCCCGGCCGCTCGCCGGGTCCGCGCCGCTCGCGCGCCGCGGCGGGGTGA
- a CDS encoding GNAT family N-acetyltransferase: MTAPARSSLLEVRCSTAPARLDALRPEWSALLDQAGVPSPFLSWEWLATWRRHFGARRPLRILEARDASGALAGLLVLCGRPGLGARRWQLLGNGITGADGLDVLARPAEASAVRAAIAAAALELEGWDALELEDLPCGSPTVAALRAAAAARGVRARVERRFACPGFAVAGSWEAHLRGIRRRETFGRRARWLARQPGFRIEVATRPEEAAAAMADFLRLHRLRWAGEGGSYGIPPGAPEAFHLEVAPLLAARGWLRLYRLLVDGEAIAAVYGLEAGRRFLYYQSGYDPRWSARSPGMVLVGRTVEDAYARGLVDYDFLRGEEPYKLDWAADRRETCAVRLRAPSLRAGTAAAAEEAYRAARRLARRVAPERLWGALQRARRAREVNAGAAP, translated from the coding sequence GTGACGGCGCCCGCGCGGTCGTCGCTCCTGGAGGTCCGGTGCTCGACGGCCCCGGCGCGGCTCGACGCGCTGCGGCCCGAGTGGTCGGCGCTGCTCGATCAGGCGGGCGTGCCGAGCCCGTTCCTGTCCTGGGAGTGGCTCGCGACCTGGCGGCGGCACTTCGGGGCGCGGCGGCCGCTCCGGATCCTCGAGGCGCGCGACGCGAGCGGCGCGCTGGCCGGCCTGCTGGTGCTGTGCGGCCGGCCGGGCCTCGGCGCGCGCCGGTGGCAGCTGCTCGGCAACGGGATCACCGGCGCCGACGGGCTCGACGTGCTGGCGCGTCCCGCCGAGGCGTCCGCGGTGCGGGCGGCGATCGCGGCCGCCGCGCTCGAGCTGGAAGGCTGGGACGCGCTCGAGCTCGAGGACCTCCCCTGCGGCTCGCCCACGGTCGCGGCGCTCCGGGCCGCCGCGGCGGCGCGCGGCGTGCGGGCGCGGGTGGAGCGGCGCTTCGCCTGCCCCGGGTTCGCGGTGGCGGGGAGCTGGGAGGCGCACCTGCGCGGCATCCGGCGGCGCGAGACGTTCGGCCGGCGCGCGCGCTGGCTGGCGCGGCAGCCGGGCTTCCGGATCGAGGTCGCCACGCGCCCGGAGGAGGCGGCCGCCGCCATGGCGGACTTCCTGCGCCTGCACCGGCTCCGCTGGGCCGGGGAGGGCGGCTCCTACGGCATCCCCCCCGGCGCCCCGGAGGCGTTTCACCTCGAGGTGGCGCCGCTGCTGGCCGCGCGCGGGTGGCTGCGCCTGTACCGGCTGCTCGTGGACGGCGAGGCCATCGCCGCGGTCTACGGCCTCGAGGCCGGGCGGCGCTTCCTCTACTACCAGTCCGGCTACGATCCGCGCTGGTCGGCGCGCAGCCCGGGCATGGTGCTGGTCGGGCGCACGGTGGAGGACGCGTACGCGCGCGGCCTCGTCGACTACGACTTCCTGCGCGGCGAGGAGCCGTACAAGCTGGACTGGGCGGCCGACCGTCGCGAGACGTGCGCGGTGCGCCTGCGCGCGCCCTCGCTGCGGGCGGGGACCGCCGCCGCGGCCGAGGAGGCGTACCGGGCCGCGCGCCGGCTGGCGCGGCGCGTGGCGCCGGAGCGGCTCTGGGGCGCCCTGCAGCGGGCGCGCCGCGCGCGCGAGGTGAACGCGGGGGCGGCGCCGTAG
- a CDS encoding DegT/DnrJ/EryC1/StrS family aminotransferase: MAVSRAMALRGGTAAGPARRRYIPALPTLWPGMLSPLAADRPPPFPFGAPRMVPFYFARNAVFHAVRLLGLAGREVLVPAYHHGVEISALAAAGAIPVFVRVDGRMRLDLEDLEARRGPRAGAIYVIHYAGFPQPMDEIRTLARRAGLPVIEDCALSLLSAEGTRPLGSTGDLSIFCFYKALPVPNGGALVVNAPGIAAELPEPEAAPLASTLSHAAGALLANAAFRLGETGVALRAAARGVVRAARGTSGRLRPVSTGTSTFDPGAVGLGMSGLSAAIARRLDARAIVDARRRNYFLLLGRLRDLAPPPFTEVPAGAAPLFYPLPCDDKAAVRSRLAARGIETVDFWRTGHPLCPPEAFPEVAALRRRVLELPVHQDLQPEDMAYLAACVREALE; encoded by the coding sequence GTGGCGGTGAGCCGAGCGATGGCGCTGCGCGGCGGGACGGCGGCCGGGCCCGCGCGGCGGCGCTACATCCCGGCGCTGCCCACGCTCTGGCCCGGGATGCTCTCGCCGCTGGCGGCCGACCGGCCGCCTCCCTTCCCGTTCGGCGCCCCGCGCATGGTGCCCTTCTACTTCGCGCGGAACGCGGTGTTCCACGCGGTGCGGCTGCTCGGGCTGGCGGGGCGCGAGGTGCTGGTGCCCGCGTACCACCACGGCGTGGAGATCTCGGCCCTGGCCGCCGCCGGGGCCATCCCGGTGTTCGTGCGCGTGGACGGCCGCATGCGGCTCGATCTCGAAGACCTCGAGGCGCGCCGGGGGCCGCGCGCCGGCGCGATCTACGTCATCCACTACGCCGGGTTCCCGCAGCCCATGGACGAGATCCGGACGCTGGCGCGGCGGGCGGGGCTGCCGGTCATCGAGGACTGCGCGCTCTCGCTGCTGTCCGCGGAGGGGACCCGCCCGCTCGGCTCCACCGGCGACCTCTCGATCTTCTGCTTCTACAAGGCGCTCCCGGTGCCGAACGGCGGGGCCCTGGTGGTGAACGCGCCCGGCATCGCCGCCGAGCTGCCCGAGCCCGAGGCCGCACCGCTCGCCTCGACGCTGTCCCACGCGGCCGGCGCGCTGCTCGCGAACGCGGCGTTCCGGCTCGGGGAGACGGGCGTGGCGCTCCGGGCCGCCGCGCGCGGCGTGGTTCGCGCGGCGCGCGGCACCTCCGGCCGGCTCCGCCCCGTCTCCACCGGCACGAGCACGTTCGACCCGGGCGCGGTGGGGCTGGGCATGAGCGGGCTCTCCGCCGCCATCGCCCGGCGACTGGACGCGCGCGCCATCGTGGACGCGCGGCGCCGGAACTACTTCCTGCTGCTGGGGCGCCTCCGCGATCTCGCGCCGCCGCCGTTCACCGAGGTGCCCGCGGGCGCCGCGCCGCTGTTCTACCCGCTGCCCTGCGACGACAAGGCGGCGGTGCGCTCGCGCCTGGCCGCGCGCGGCATCGAGACGGTGGACTTCTGGCGCACCGGCCACCCGCTCTGCCCGCCCGAGGCGTTCCCCGAGGTGGCGGCGCTGCGCCGGCGCGTGCTGGAGCTGCCGGTCCACCAGGACCTCCAGCCGGAGGACATGGCCTACCTGGCGGCCTGCGTCCGCGAGGCGCTCGAGTGA
- a CDS encoding GNAT family N-acetyltransferase, with product MPGTATLPVAPAPRRLPYRVEALEGRAAFDALEAEWNALLARGPVDLPYVRHEWLAAWLDAFAPRARLRVLVARDPRGAAAGFAPLLEERRSGAIWLVAPANDHSCRVEWALGPDASGAAAALWGHLRDRLRWDALLLRDLPRDGPTSALLEPLARADGHLTGRWESLRTPWIALGGEGAEARTSSKFRANLRRRARRLGEMGAVAVRREDGRGDLEGALRELFALEAAGWKGARGTAIAADPRTVAFYRRVAGDAARRGALAMRALTLDGRAVAAQLGLVHRGVYALPKIAYDESLAQVSPGQLLHREVVAECEAQGLAELDFLGPDMPWKRDWEPRHRPHDWLYVYRPSIAGRAMHTLKHRVRPAVKEALSWWR from the coding sequence ATGCCCGGCACCGCCACGCTCCCCGTCGCGCCCGCGCCCCGCCGCCTCCCGTATCGCGTCGAGGCGCTGGAGGGGCGCGCCGCGTTCGACGCGCTCGAGGCCGAGTGGAACGCGCTGCTCGCGCGCGGCCCGGTGGACCTCCCGTACGTGCGCCACGAGTGGCTCGCCGCCTGGCTCGACGCGTTCGCGCCGCGCGCGCGGCTCCGGGTGCTGGTGGCGCGGGATCCGCGCGGCGCCGCGGCCGGCTTCGCGCCGCTCCTGGAGGAGCGGCGCAGCGGCGCGATCTGGCTGGTGGCGCCCGCGAACGACCACTCCTGCCGCGTGGAGTGGGCGCTCGGCCCGGACGCCTCCGGCGCGGCGGCGGCGCTGTGGGGCCACCTGCGCGACCGGCTGCGCTGGGACGCGCTCCTGCTCCGGGACCTGCCGCGCGACGGCCCGACCTCGGCGCTGCTCGAGCCGCTCGCGCGCGCGGACGGCCACCTCACCGGGCGCTGGGAGTCGCTGCGCACGCCGTGGATCGCGCTGGGCGGCGAGGGCGCGGAGGCGCGCACCTCGTCGAAGTTCCGAGCCAACCTGCGGCGGCGCGCGCGGCGGCTCGGCGAGATGGGCGCGGTGGCGGTGCGGCGCGAGGACGGCCGCGGCGACCTGGAGGGCGCGCTGCGCGAGCTGTTCGCGCTGGAGGCCGCCGGGTGGAAGGGCGCGCGCGGCACGGCCATCGCCGCCGACCCGCGCACGGTGGCGTTCTACCGCCGGGTGGCCGGGGACGCGGCCCGCCGCGGGGCGCTCGCGATGCGCGCGCTCACCCTCGACGGCCGCGCGGTGGCGGCCCAGCTCGGGCTGGTGCACCGCGGCGTCTACGCGCTGCCCAAGATCGCCTACGACGAGTCGCTCGCGCAGGTGTCGCCCGGCCAGCTCCTTCACCGCGAGGTGGTGGCGGAGTGCGAGGCGCAGGGCCTGGCCGAGCTGGACTTCCTCGGACCGGACATGCCGTGGAAGCGCGACTGGGAGCCCCGGCACAGGCCCCATGACTGGCTCTACGTGTACCGCCCGTCGATCGCCGGCCGGGCCATGCACACGTTGAAGCACCGGGTGCGCCCGGCGGTGAAGGAGGCCCTCTCGTGGTGGCGGTGA
- a CDS encoding gluconeogenesis factor YvcK family protein, with protein MRVLEDTVDRLAAVPAARPLRVVAAGGGTGLPRVLAGLAGGVDEDGRRLAVTALVTTADDGGSSGELRRRYGVPATGDVRRCLVALAGGLSPLAALFQHRFDGAGALAGHTVGNVVLTALAQQHGDFARAVEAAAAMLGARGRVVPAADGPVELIASLDDGREVLGESAIAAAGGRVAGVRLARPVPAPREALEAILEADLVVLGPGSLYSSVLASLLPDGVAEALRATAATRVLCVNLVTEPGETDGLDAAAHLRAVQRQAGEVVDVALVHRGPQPAAHRAALQARGARPVEVDRAALEALGAVPVAADLASASEPGRHDSQKLAGALLALARAR; from the coding sequence ATGAGGGTGCTCGAGGACACGGTGGACCGCCTCGCCGCGGTGCCGGCGGCGCGGCCGCTGCGCGTGGTGGCGGCGGGCGGCGGCACCGGGCTGCCGCGGGTGCTGGCCGGGCTGGCCGGGGGCGTGGACGAGGACGGCCGCCGGCTGGCGGTGACCGCGCTCGTGACCACCGCCGACGACGGCGGGAGCTCGGGCGAGCTGCGGCGCCGGTACGGGGTCCCTGCCACCGGCGACGTGCGCCGCTGCCTGGTGGCGCTGGCCGGCGGCCTCAGCCCGCTCGCGGCGCTGTTCCAGCACCGCTTCGACGGCGCCGGCGCCCTGGCCGGCCACACGGTCGGCAACGTGGTCCTCACCGCGCTGGCGCAGCAGCACGGCGACTTCGCCCGGGCGGTGGAGGCCGCCGCCGCGATGCTGGGCGCTCGGGGCCGGGTGGTGCCGGCGGCGGACGGCCCGGTGGAGCTGATCGCCTCGCTGGACGACGGGCGCGAGGTGCTGGGGGAGTCGGCCATCGCCGCCGCCGGCGGGCGGGTGGCCGGGGTCCGGCTGGCGCGGCCCGTCCCGGCGCCGCGCGAGGCGCTCGAGGCCATCCTCGAGGCCGACCTGGTGGTGCTCGGCCCCGGCAGCCTGTACTCGAGCGTGCTCGCGAGCCTGCTCCCCGACGGCGTGGCCGAGGCGCTCCGCGCCACCGCCGCCACGCGCGTCCTCTGCGTGAACCTGGTGACCGAGCCTGGCGAGACCGACGGGCTGGACGCGGCCGCACACCTGCGGGCGGTGCAGCGTCAGGCGGGCGAGGTGGTGGACGTGGCGCTGGTGCACCGCGGGCCGCAGCCGGCGGCCCACCGCGCGGCGCTCCAGGCCCGCGGCGCCCGGCCGGTGGAGGTGGACCGCGCCGCGCTCGAGGCGCTCGGGGCGGTGCCGGTGGCGGCGGACCTCGCCTCGGCCTCCGAGCCCGGCCGCCACGATTCCCAGAAGCTCGCCGGAGCGCTGCTCGCGCTCGCGCGCGCCCGCTAG
- a CDS encoding exopolysaccharide biosynthesis polyprenyl glycosylphosphotransferase — MEREADGLWAVAGFVVPEASRAPAVVPPEALRQGAVLDVVRQARAQVVVVAMEDRREGLPVDALLALRTRGLRVVDDVGFAEATLQRIPLALVRPSALIFDEGFRVSRLTRTVKRALDLGVSAVGLLVGAPVMAAVAAAIWLSDGRPVLYSQERTGRGGRAYRIWKFRTMRRDAEKLGAAWATDDDPRVLPVGRFLRRARLDELPQLWNVLGGQMSLVGPRPERAVFLSELKARWPLFALRELVKPGLTGWAQLRYGYGSTMEEQAKKLEYDLYYIKNTTLFLDLVCLLATAKVVLLGRGAR, encoded by the coding sequence GTGGAGCGCGAGGCGGACGGCCTGTGGGCGGTGGCCGGGTTCGTGGTGCCGGAGGCCAGCCGCGCGCCGGCGGTGGTGCCGCCGGAGGCGCTGCGGCAGGGGGCGGTGCTGGACGTGGTCCGGCAGGCGCGGGCACAGGTGGTGGTGGTGGCCATGGAGGACCGGCGCGAGGGGCTGCCGGTGGACGCGCTGCTGGCGCTGCGCACCCGCGGCCTGCGGGTGGTGGACGACGTGGGCTTCGCGGAGGCCACCCTGCAGCGCATCCCGCTGGCGCTGGTCCGGCCCAGCGCGCTCATCTTCGACGAGGGCTTCCGGGTCTCGCGCCTGACCCGCACCGTGAAGCGGGCGCTCGACCTGGGCGTGTCCGCGGTGGGCCTGCTGGTGGGCGCGCCGGTGATGGCCGCGGTGGCCGCCGCGATCTGGCTCTCCGACGGCCGGCCGGTGCTGTACTCGCAGGAGCGCACCGGCCGCGGCGGCCGCGCGTACCGGATCTGGAAGTTCCGCACCATGCGCCGCGACGCCGAGAAGCTCGGCGCCGCCTGGGCGACCGACGACGACCCGCGCGTCCTGCCGGTGGGACGCTTCCTGCGGCGCGCCCGGCTGGACGAGCTCCCGCAGCTCTGGAACGTGCTCGGCGGGCAGATGAGCCTGGTCGGCCCGCGGCCCGAGCGCGCCGTGTTCCTGTCCGAGCTGAAGGCGCGGTGGCCGCTGTTCGCGCTGCGCGAGCTGGTGAAGCCCGGCCTGACCGGGTGGGCCCAGCTCCGCTACGGCTACGGCTCGACCATGGAGGAGCAGGCGAAGAAGCTCGAGTACGACCTGTACTACATCAAGAACACCACCCTGTTCCTCGACCTGGTGTGCCTGCTCGCCACGGCGAAGGTGGTGCTGCTGGGACGGGGGGCGCGATGA